CCAAACGGATAGAGTGGAGTTTGCATATATCGCCATAACCACATATAGAAACTAATGTAAACCGAAACAACCTGCTTTGAAAGCATATTCGCCCTCTATGAACACCCACTAAACAATACCTGTGAATGCACCGCCACTATCAGGCCTTCCATCAACTCTGCTGACATATCAAAAGATGCTGACATAGTCACTGAGGATAAGCCTTTTCGGGTTATTGGCTGCAAACCTCACAGCCCCTCTCCACCAGACTGTTAGCCAATAGCCACTAACGCACCAGGGTCATCCAGGATCATCCAGGATCATCCTAGAACTCCACAACTCTATCCCGAACTGATCCGCCACTCAAATAGGCCCCTGCACCGGTTCCCGCAAGGTACCAAGCAAAGTGAGCAAGGTGCGTGATAGGCGCAGAATAATTTTCTTAGCATTGCAAAACCCTATATATAAATAGCAGTAGATTCGCATTTTATTGGCGGGCACTGGTTTTTTGCAATGAAATTGGGACCTCTAACTGCTAGTATTCTCGCATCCTGGCACGTCGGTATGGCTGCTGCTACTCAAGTTGAAACGACAGTGGTACCGACCGAGCAGCCGGGTTTTTTTGCCCTCAATTTCGAAATCCAGCGGGGCAATTCCAAGACTGATATGGGGACTGAAAGAACGCCGAGACTCATCCGTCGAATGCTCTCTGACGAAGAACAAGCATCGCTGCCACTCTTCGAACGAGGGAGAAAGGTCTGGCGTCGGGATTTCTTCGAGATGACTCTTGAAAATGCCGATACGTTCTACCTTACCGAGCTTGAAATTGGTTCTAACGGCGACAAGAACCaggttcttgttgataCGGGGCTGTCGGATTTATGGGTGATGGCACATGACGTGGACTGTCATGCTGAGTCATCATCAGCGTCAACCAAGAAGAGAGACCTTGGACTTCATGTTGGAGATATCTTTGTACATCCACACGAAGATTCCATCTCCCCCACCAAAACAGAGAAACTCCAAGGGAAGGCAAATGCCAACTCCATTTTGAGTGCTTTCGGCATCACCACCGACTCCCCGTTTGGTGGTAGTGGCGGTAGTGGTAGCGGCTCCGGCAGTGCCGTTGCGGTTGCCGTTGCCACCGACTCGGGTTCCACTACAAACACATGTACGTCTTATGGCCTGTTCAACACCGCGAACTCAGAATCCTTCACCAGAAACTCGCTGGCACCAGCTTTCCTGATTCGGTACGCGGACGGTACCAGTGCTGAAGGGATCTGGGGCTATGACGACGTCAAGATCAGCAATGCCACCGTCAATAACTTGTCATTTGCTGTGTCCAACGATACTTCTTCCAATATCGGCGTGCTTGGAATCGGATTAGCCATGCTTGAAGTCACATACTCCCTGGGTACATCCAACGCATACACGTATGAAAACTTACCGGCAAGACTTGCATCTCAAAATATCATTGCCAAAAATGCCTACTCTCTCTACCTTGGGTCTTCGGACTCCAAAACTGGTACGGTTTTATTTGGAGCTGTGGACCATGCCAAGTATTCGGGAACCCTCCAAACCGTTCCTATTGTTAACACCCTTGAATCATACGGGTACGAAAGTCCTATTCGGTTAGAAATCAATGTCGATGAAATCCTGTTAACCAACTCAGACTCAGTGCAAGTTAACTCTAACGGGTACACGGCACTCTTGGACTCGGGTCTGACCTTGTCATATTTCCCGCAATCATTATTGGAGAAAACTGCGTCTACACTTGGTCTTGACTACTCCAACTCGGTGGGGGCATACCTCATTGACTGTGATGTCAGCGGTGACACCTCCATCGACTTCACCTTTAGTGGCATTAATATCTCGTGTCCCATCTCCCACTTTGTGGTGCAGGTGACTTCCGGTACCTGTGCGTTTGGGATATTGGCACAGAGCCTGAGCTCCGACTATCTTCTTTTGGGAGACAACTTCTTGCGCAATGCCTATGTGGTTTACGATCTTGAGGATTTGACCATCTCGTTAGCTCAAGTGAACCACAGTGATGAGGAGGATATCGAGGTGATTTCCTCCAATATTCCTCAGGCTCTGTCCGTGGTATCCGCTGCCACCGCTGCCAACTCCGGTGGTTCTGAGTCCACCGCGTCTGGGTCAGTGACCTTGTCTAATAGTGATACCGATAGTAGTAGAGACTCTGGGGCTATTAGAATGGTGCCCAAGCTCATGACAGCGGCAGCATTTGTCGGGGTGATTTTAGCATTATAATAGGTTTATGTATGAAATGGGGGCTTCAATATTCCATGTTCCAAACGCTTCTCGTAGTTTTCGATTGTCGTCTGAAGTTTCGCAGTCGTCACTCGAATCAGAGGGTCGCGAGAAAATACCACTTTTACTATCATTAATAATCTACTCCTTAGAGGTGTTTAGTTACCACCACCCTTTTGTTTTATGTCATTGTAACAGTGCTATCGACATACACATCTGCATATTTAATCCCCATCCATTTTGAGTCCGGTGACGTCCTTCTAGGTTCATCACCGCTACTCCTCCAACCGTTCTACCCATGAACGCACAAGGAAACTCTTCAGATCAGCCTCCAGCCCAACCGGTCACCGGCCTGCAATCCTCTGGTCTGACTGCTGCCCCGACAGCAAATATGTCCCTGGTGCCAGACCAGCCGTCTAACGGCAGTAGCTCTAACCAGAACATGCCACCAGATCCTCAACCTAATACCCccaatccacaaacagatGCTCCCAATCCACAAACGCCAAATGACCCACCCGTCGACAACAGCTTCACACGGAGTATTCATAACCTCCTTCGGCAAACGGCACAGCGGTTTCGTGGGGCCACTGGTCCATCCACCGAAGAGTCCACCGGTACTCTGCACCCATCCGTTCGTGAGGACGACTCAAGTGCCATTGTCATCACTATCAACTACTTGTTCTCAGACGAAAATAACCCATCCAACCCCAACCGGTCCGGATCTCTTGTGTTGACGCTTCCCAACAACTCCTCGACTCGGAATCCCCGTACCCTCGACGAATTCATTCTGCTTGCTACACAAATGGCCTATTCGACCATTGTCAACGGACTtcagaaagagaaaaagGGGTTGACCACAGAACGGTTCATGTCGTTCCCATTCAAAGGCTTGGACGAAATTGAGGAACGGGACTGTTCTATTTGCCTTGAAGCTTTTGAGGAGCCGGTAGTTTCAGACATCGGACAAGAACCTCCTGCCAAAAGAAGACGTGTGGATAAGTCTTCTTCGGTGCCAATATTTGCATCTCAAACATCTTCTGACTCCCACGGATTTGCGGTTAGGTACCTAAAGGATATGACCGAAGAGCTCGGACATCAACCGGTGCAGTTGCCCTGTAAACATGTGTTTGGTCGGCTGTGTGTTTGTGAATGGCTCAAAAGTCATGTGACATGCCCCTTGTGCCGGGAGGTTGTTCTgaaggatgaagatgagtcTCAACCGCCAGTTGATACTGACATGGCTCCTGGTGATGATTCCCAGTTTGGAATTCTCAATACCACCTTCGCCGGGCCCAACGTGCGAGTGGTAACGAGAACTGGCCTTGACCAAATCAGGTCCATGGTAAGTGCCAGTGCCGCCAGAAGAGCTGTGTCCACTATGGGCAGCCCTTCACCACCGGCTCCCACTGACCCCTCTGATGAATCAAGAGCTACTGCTTCGGGGCTAGACGAAAGCAATGAACGTGGAAATGAAATCTACTCGCAAGTCATTAACTACTTTCGCCGGTCAATGCAAGAACCTTTGTTCCCAACTGAGGTTTCCAGCAGGCGGACAGcagatggagttgaaacCACGTCATCGGGGACATATAGTCGACCTCCTGGTTCTCTAGACAGTTCTAACACCGCCGTGTCTGCATCGATGGCCATTCCCATACTCATGTCAAATCTTAGGCCCACGACTGAGTCCCGGACTGAGGTGCAGTCTCAGACCCTGGCAACAGAGGAAGTGttggatttcttgaaccttCGAAGTCTCGCAGACGATGCAAATACATCAgttccaccaccagcaccagtATCATCCACTAGAGAGTCGTCATCGGGCTCCGGTCTGTCTGAATCCCCTGCTGAAGGACCTACTCCCTCCGAGAGACCTGCATCACCAGAGTGAACACACGCATTATACCCTGTTCTATTAGCATAAACTGTTCTATCATAGATTACTGTAGTACATACGCTTACCTCCCCTATATACATATATGTGACTACTGAGCTACTGGTAAAACTTGGCGTACCGGGCCTTTTCAGTacgtttcttcttctcaatCGAATCCTCTGCCCGCTTCAATTCTCTCTTAATAGCCTCATCGTTTGGCACATACTTAGATGCTTCCGTGAAATCATTAACCGCTTCTGAGAATTGGTTCTTAGCGACATACGCGAGTCCACGACGATAGTGGGCCTTGGCCCTCTCCGCAGTGGATGCTTTAAGGTCCAATAAATACAGGGCAAAGTCAATTGCCCGTGTTGGCTCTCCTACTTGAAGGTACACAAGGGCCATGTTAAGGTAGAGCTTCTTTCTCAAGTCGTAGTACTTTTCATACCACTGAGGTTCCTGCTCATCATCGGGAATATACTCCATCACGTACCGCAAACATTTGTGGTATTTGAACAAAGCATCCTGCTTGCGGCCCTGTTTGAGCAACAAAGTTCCGCTTTCTTTAATGATGGTAGACGCATTGAATACCAGCTCCGACGATTCCTTGTCGATTTGCTCATCGTCATCAGGGTACTCTTCGTAGATGTCACCACCGGTGGTATCAGCACATGAGTTGAACACGGGCACCGACATCGACTCTTCCCAAATACCACAGTCTTCAATCACCACTTTTTCGTTCTCAGTAGGACAATTATTGGGGTTGGTGTTAACCTGCTCGATCTGACGAACAGCCCACTTCCCGTGCACTACACGGCCAAAGACCGTATGCTTTCCGTTCAAGTGACTTTGTGGGTGGGTGGTGATAAAAAACTGCAGACCGTTGGCAGCAGCATTGGCATTGGCAGTGCACAACTTGAACAGGGCATCGAGAGGTTCTTGTTGGTTTTCGAGCGGGAACAACTTCTCGCCATTGACGGTAGAAATGTTGGAGGTGCCAACAGAATCATCTGTGTATGGTTTTCCATCCACACAGTTCACCACATCTCCAGCTTGGATCataaagttcttgatcactCTGTGGAAGTAGTTGTGTTTGTAGGTGTATCCATCAGTGTTTGTGCACAAGTTGATAAAGTTTAGGGCGGCCAATGGTGCCATGTCCTCAAAGAGTTCAACCACTATACGGCCGGCCGGCTTGCCGCCGATGGACACATCCATGAATGCTTGGGTACGCACTGGCTCTACCTTCATGTTGCAAATTTGTGAAGTCGCGAATCGATGAATCGATGAGATAATCTATTCTAGCTCACACCGCAAACATGTTACTTTTCAAACCTCGGTATTCAATGGGAGGAATCCGATACTTGGGCATGACTGCTGGAGGTGGTTATGCTGCAACCCTTGAAATCGCCCGAGAGGACGTCAATAAGATTCTTGAGTCTCAAGATAGGTCCTCCTATTTACTTGCTCAGTATATGCCCGAACCTACGAGAGATGCATTTTTGGCTATTCGTGCCTTCaatttggaaatcaatAAGATTGCCCCCAAGCAATCCTCCGGCCCCAGCCCTCTAGGGGTGTCGGCGGTGGAcctcaagttcaagttctggaGTGATTTGCTCACACGAATCTTCACCAATCCCGACTCAGATACCAACATTGGGGAGCCCATAGCATTTTTATTGCGAGATGCCCTCCGCAACAACCTTAACCTCGAGCTCTCATGCCTCCACCAGTTCCTCCAGAGTCGGCGGCACTTCTTGAACTCTAGTGGGTTTAATTCCACTGACGATATATGTGCGTACGGGGAAGGAACTTACTCACAGCTTAATTATTTGACACAGGGACTTTTACTTTCGCCGGGCATTTCACCTCTGGCAATTCTGCTCCTCGAGCACCTGCGCCGTCTCCAAGGCTTAGTGAGTGATGTGGCGGCACATATAGGCCAGGCTACTGCTGTTGCATCGATGGTATTGGGATCCAAGTACTATGCGTCCAAGAACTCTGTGACGGTACCGGTTGACGTGATGACCCGTCATGACGTGAGCCAAGAACAGTTTCTCCGGTTGGCGCAAGGCCATGATCAGGATATGGCAGCTACTCGGCAACTGCTCCAAAACTGTTTTTACGATGTCGCagtggttgcaaatgaCCATATTCTTACTGCCCGTCAGAAGCTCCAAGAGATCCGTGAAGAAACCGCAAAGGTGGTGAAGCTGAACCCTAACGATAAGCTTCTCCAGAAAAATCATCGAAAATGGAGACATGGTATACCTGATGTAATCTTCTTACCGTTCATGGTGTCGATTCCCACCACTCTTTATTTGCGTCGGTTGGAGAAAAATGATTTTGATATATTTGCACCGGCTATGGACGCAAAGGAGTGGAGGTTGGCGTGGACTAGCTTCCGTGGGTACTACCAGCGGCGTATTTAATGTGAACTAGCCTATATTTATTACATGTACATACACCTACACCGCGATCTACCGCGAGCCACCTCGGTGGCATACCCGTGCACACCAGAGGCATAGTCGTGTCCTTTCCACGCTCTCGTCAAAACAAGATCAAAGCAAAATCAGtctcatccacaaactAACAACGTCCATGAATCGTAACAACCCTGGAATCGCCGGCGTGTCTCCACATCTCTTCGGTTCCCACGTGAACTCGAATGTTCTGTCGTCACGGGGCACTCCAGAGCCCTCAACAGACGTCGGCATGTCGGGTTACAATCTGACTTTTCACGTTCAGTCTTCCATAGCTGCTACCGGAGccttttcatcttttgCAATTGATCCGTTAACGCTCGCCATCACTGAGTGTATGGCCATGCTGCTGGCCATGCGCAAGGTCAGCAGGTACCAGCAAAGCGGAATGGCTGCTATTTTGGGTAGTGGTAATGacttttttggtggaacTGGCGCTGACGACGACCTGCTTACCACGAATCTTGGATTTGCTCCCACAAACCGTCACGGCTCTCACGGTCCACCCCATCCCAATGGCACCGCCCATCCCAGTACCGCCATGCCTCTCGTGCTGAGCTTCGTGCAACTTCGGTCCATGCTCCTGGAGGCAACAGACATCGAGGTGCTCGACAGTCTTACGGTTCTCCAACCatttcttttggtggtaaagCTGCCACTGACCTCTGGGAGGATTACGGCCATGGCCCTTGAGGCAATTTCCAGGTTCTTACAGTATGGCGTCCTTACAGATCGTTCGCCCAATCTTGGTCCTACGCTAGGACAAATTTGCTCTGCTCTTACACACTGTCGATTCGAAGCAGCAGATCAGAGTTCAGACGATGCTGTGCTTCTTAAAGTGTTACGGCTCATGGAGGCCGTCGCCACCAGTCCACACGCGGGGCTTCTCCCGAACGACGTGGTGCTGGAGGTGGttcaaacttgtttgtCTCTTGCTTGCAATAAGAAGAGAAGTGAGGTGTTAAGAAGAGCAGCTGAAATGGCCATTGGTAATATCACCGCTCGTATATTTGCTCGCTTGAGCGAGCTTCCTGAACAGGAATCGGGttcggtggtggtgggtgAGTTGCCCGAGGATGTTATTGGTGCTGCAGCTGCTCGGAAAGAATCTGGTGAAGAAACCGACAAGGAAGACCTACAAAAGGGCTCGATTGACACAAAAGATACTGGAACTGAACTGTCTCCAACAGTAAACTCTGAATCCAACTTTACTGAGCCAACTGAAGACCTTGCAGAAGATGACAGGGTTCTTGAAGACAAAGACAGCAATTCAGACGATGGTTTCGATGTGTCTGCTCTCATAGAGTTCACGTCAATTCTCATTTCAATGATCTCGCCTTCTAACCAATACCAGCATATGGAAAGTACGCGTGTGCTTGCACTTCGTCTTATCAACACTGCTGTTGAGGTTAGTGGCCATCATTTTTACACCCACCCATCACTTATGAGCTTGTTTACAGATCCAGTGTCCAAACATGTTCTTCAGATCATTGCTACTGTTGAGTCTCCTGCTTTGCTTGAAGTTGCTTGGAGAGTCTTTGCAACCATGGCTGTTGTTTTAGGCCCTCATTTGAAGAGTC
The window above is part of the Yamadazyma tenuis chromosome 4, complete sequence genome. Proteins encoded here:
- the SAP9_2 gene encoding aspartyl protease (MEROPS:MER0005351; EggNog:ENOG503NXPH; COG:O), coding for MAAATQVETTVVPTEQPGFFALNFEIQRGNSKTDMGTERTPRLIRRMLSDEEQASSPLFERGRKVWRRDFFEMTLENADTFYLTELEIGSNGDKNQVLVDTGSSDLWVMAHDVDCHAESSSASTKKRDLGLHVGDIFVHPHEDSISPTKTEKLQGKANANSILSAFGITTDSPFGGSGGSGSGSGSAVAVAVATDSGSTTNTCTSYGSFNTANSESFTRNSSAPAFSIRYADGTSAEGIWGYDDVKISNATVNNLSFAVSNDTSSNIGVLGIGLAMLEVTYSSGTSNAYTYENLPARLASQNIIAKNAYSLYLGSSDSKTGTVLFGAVDHAKYSGTLQTVPIVNTLESYGYESPIRLEINVDEISLTNSDSVQVNSNGYTALLDSGSTLSYFPQSLLEKTASTLGLDYSNSVGAYLIDCDVSGDTSIDFTFSGINISCPISHFVVQVTSGTCAFGILAQSSSSDYLLLGDNFLRNAYVVYDLEDLTISLAQVNHSDEEDIEVISSNIPQASSVVSAATAANSGGSESTASGSVTLSNSDTDSSRDSGAIRMVPKLMTAAAFVGVILAL
- a CDS encoding peptidyl-prolyl cis-trans isomerase (EggNog:ENOG503NXIP; COG:O) — protein: MKVEPVRTQAFMDVSIGGKPAGRIVVELFEDMAPLAALNFINLCTNTDGYTYKHNYFHRVIKNFMIQAGDVVNCVDGKPYTDDSVGTSNISTVNGEKLFPLENQQEPLDASFKLCTANANAAANGSQFFITTHPQSHLNGKHTVFGRVVHGKWAVRQIEQVNTNPNNCPTENEKVVIEDCGIWEESMSVPVFNSCADTTGGDIYEEYPDDDEQIDKESSESVFNASTIIKESGTLLLKQGRKQDALFKYHKCLRYVMEYIPDDEQEPQWYEKYYDLRKKLYLNMALVYLQVGEPTRAIDFASYLLDLKASTAERAKAHYRRGLAYVAKNQFSEAVNDFTEASKYVPNDEAIKRELKRAEDSIEKKKRTEKARYAKFYQ
- the SAN1 gene encoding Ubiquitin-protein ligase (COG:O; EggNog:ENOG503P2EW) translates to MPPDPQPNTPNPQTDAPNPQTPNDPPVDNSFTRSIHNLLRQTAQRFRGATGPSTEESTGTSHPSVREDDSSAIVITINYLFSDENNPSNPNRSGSLVLTLPNNSSTRNPRTLDEFISLATQMAYSTIVNGLQKEKKGLTTERFMSFPFKGLDEIEERDCSICLEAFEEPVVSDIGQEPPAKRRRVDKSSSVPIFASQTSSDSHGFAVRYLKDMTEELGHQPVQLPCKHVFGRSCVCEWLKSHVTCPLCREVVSKDEDESQPPVDTDMAPGDDSQFGILNTTFAGPNVRVVTRTGLDQIRSMVSASAARRAVSTMGSPSPPAPTDPSDESRATASGLDESNERGNEIYSQVINYFRRSMQEPLFPTEVSSRRTADGVETTSSGTYSRPPGSLDSSNTAVSASMAIPILMSNLRPTTESRTEVQSQTSATEEVLDFLNLRSLADDANTSVPPPAPVSSTRESSSGSGSSESPAEGPTPSERPASPE
- a CDS encoding uncharacterized protein (EggNog:ENOG503NW5K; COG:I), which gives rise to MLLFKPRYSMGGIRYLGMTAGGGYAATLEIAREDVNKILESQDRSSYLLAQYMPEPTRDAFLAIRAFNLEINKIAPKQSSGPSPLGVSAVDLKFKFWSDLLTRIFTNPDSDTNIGEPIAFLLRDALRNNLNLELSCLHQFLQSRRHFLNSSGFNSTDDICAYGEGTYSQLNYLTQGLLLSPGISPSAISLLEHSRRLQGLVSDVAAHIGQATAVASMVLGSKYYASKNSVTVPVDVMTRHDVSQEQFLRLAQGHDQDMAATRQSLQNCFYDVAVVANDHILTARQKLQEIREETAKVVKSNPNDKLLQKNHRKWRHGIPDVIFLPFMVSIPTTLYLRRLEKNDFDIFAPAMDAKEWRLAWTSFRGYYQRRI